The proteins below are encoded in one region of Naumovozyma castellii chromosome 6, complete genome:
- the HAT2 gene encoding Hat2p (ancestral locus Anc_6.9), translated as MDALMEKMAAVQGEEEDPNKELSIDEEYELWRSNVPLMYDFVSETRLTWPSLSLEWLPQEKSAQAPNRQELIIGTHTSGEEDNYLKIAAIDLPNDIIPSTEKLEDQQKGETTTKSNIKIIKKFKHEEEITRARYMPQNSNLVATINGSGKVFLYDRSKDKHSGLVSTFEYHKENGYGLSFNCNDAGKLLSGSDDGTIALWNVNNSNSSPIYVWSSVHSDIVNDCKWSNFDLNVFGSVSEDSTLQLHDQREKDTFTSQFKVDAPFNTLAFSKHSQYLFAAAGTDSHVYLFDRRDISRPLHSMAGHDGAVTNMEFSPDQDGILMTSGEDRRAIIWDICDIGVEQIPDDAEDGAPEVLMIHAGHRSAINDFSMNPNIPWLMASSEEENIIQVWKCSHKLPRVGGTPTVSVSQLE; from the coding sequence ATGGATGCTTTAATGGAAAAAATGGCTGCAGTACAAggggaagaagaagatccaAATAAGGAActttcaattgatgaagaatatgaaCTATGGAGATCAAATGTTCCCTTGATGTACGATTTCGTCAGTGAAACGAGATTAACTTGGCCATCACTTTCTTTGGAATGGCTTCCACAGGAAAAGTCTGCCCAAGCGCCTAATAGACaagaattaataattggaaCTCACACCTCAGGTGAGGAAGATAactatttgaaaattgCTGCAATTGATCTACcaaatgatattattcCAAGTACTGAAAAACTTGAAGACCAACAGAAGGGGGAAACCACCACCAAATctaatattaaaattatcaagaaatttaaacaTGAAGAGGAAATAACTCGTGCTCGATATATGCCACAGAACTCAAATTTGGTCGCAACGATTAATGGTTCAGGAAAAGTGTTCTTATATGATCGTTCAAAGGATAAACACTCTGGGTTAGTCTCAACCTTTGAATATCATAAGGAAAATGGATATGGTCTATCGTTCAACTGCAATGACGCCGGAAAGCTTTTGAGTGGATCTGACGATGGAACCATCGCATTATGGAACGTTAACAACTCTAATAGCAGTCCAATATATGTGTGGTCTTCAGTACATTCCGATATTGTTAATGATTGTAAATGGAGTAATTTTGATCTAAATGTCTTTGGGTCCGTATCTGAAGATAGTACATTGCAATTACATGATCAAAGGGAAAAAGATACATTTACAAGCCAATTCAAAGTTGATGCACCATTCAACACGCTGGCCTTTAGTAAACATTCACAATATCTATTTGCTGCGGCAGGAACAGATTCACACGTATATTTATTCGATAGAAGGGATATATCTCGTCCATTACATTCCATGGCTGGACATGATGGTGCAGTAACTAATATGGAATTTTCTCCAGACCAAGATGGGATATTGATGACAAGTGGTGAGGATAGAAGGGCAATAATTTGGGATATATGCGACATTGGTGTAGAACAGATTCCAGATGACGCTGAAGATGGTGCACCGGAAGTTTTAATGATCCATGCAGGCCATCGAAGTGCTATTAACGATTTTTCGatgaatccaaatataCCGTGGTTAATGGCTAGctctgaagaagaaaacattATTCAAGTTTGGAAGTGTTCGCATAAGTTGCCAAGAGTGGGTGGCACCCCAACAGTCTCTGTATCTCAATTAGAGTAA
- the PRB1 gene encoding proteinase B (ancestral locus Anc_6.14), translated as MKIEKTVLPIAALAALGSALVIPNLAKEDKDKLAINNKKFNDITDVVAKYSEQIIESARKIGKSVQDSVNLKMAPLVTPTPYPVVSGASANSNANSNIIPNRYIVVFKKSILPEEVDFHKELINQIQLESAAKLPKDDKFFSASAIEDESINQGGILTTFNISNLLNGYVGYFTDEVLELIRMNPLVEYVEKDSLVQATEFDNQNNAPWGLARISHRERLNLGSFNKYLYDDDAGKGVTCYVIDTGINTEHNDFNKRAVWGKTIPLNDKDIDGNGHGTHCAGTIASTHYGVAKNAEVVAVKVLRSNGSGSMSDVIKGVEFAAESHIKAAKEKKKGFKGSTANMSLGGGKSPTLDLAVNAAVDAGIHFAVAAGNENQDACNTSPASAERAITVGASTLSDDRAYFSNWGKCVDIFAPGLNILSTYIGDDDATATLSGTSMASPHVAGLLTYFLSLQPGSDSEFFDPTELTPAQMKKKLINYSSKDVLFDLPEGTPNKLIFNGAGGNLDDLWNKKSQEEDIKVKGGCDHKKHKGKKHGSKDHKKHDGPKDHKKHDGPHGPHDPERHHRPEDHDGPRGPHGPHDPERHHRPEDHDGPKDHKKHDGPHGPHDPERHHRPEDHAGPHHPDDHGGHKKHDGPHHPEDHKDHKKHDGEEDHKDNKKHHQEQISPADLAKSLGTSSDSVFQQIRDMFDRMDIL; from the coding sequence ATGAAGATCGAGAAGACCGTTCTTCCTATCGCCGCTCTCGCTGCTCTGGGCTCCGCTTTAGTCATCCCTAACCTTGCCAAGGAGGATAAGGACAAACTTGccatcaacaacaagaaattcaacGATATCACAGATGTCGTTGCCAAGTACTCCGAACAGATCATCGAGTCCGCCAGGAAGATTGGCAAGAGTGTTCAGGACTCTGtcaatttgaagatggcCCCCCTAGTCACCCCAACACCTTATCCTGTCGTTTCCGGTGCGTCCGCCAACTCCAACGCCAACTCCAACATTATTCCAAACCGCTACATTGTCGTCTTTAAGAAATCCATCTTGCCCGAAGAAGTCGACTTCCACAAGGAATTAatcaatcaaattcaacTGGAATCCGCTGCTAAGTTGCCCAAGGACgataaattcttttctGCTTCCGCTATCGAGGATGAATCTATCAACCAAGGTGGTATCTTAACCACTTTCAACATTTCTAATTTGTTGAACGGGTATGTCGGTTATTTCACCGATGAAGTCTTGGAATTAATTAGAATGAACCCATTAGTGGAATACGTGGAAAAGGATTCATTGGTACAAGCTACTGAATTCGataatcaaaataatgCTCCATGGGGGTTGGCAAGAATTTCGCACAGAGAAAGATTAAACTTGGGATCCTTTAACAAGTACTTAtacgatgatgatgctgGTAAAGGTGTCACTTGTTATGTCATTGACACTGGTATTAATACCGAGCATAATGATTTCAACAAGAGAGCCGTTTGGGGGAAGACTATCCCATTGAATGATAAAGACATTGATGGTAACGGCCATGGGACTCATTGTGCTGGTACCATTGCTTCTACTCATTATGGTGTTGCTAAGAACGCAGAAGTCGTCGCCGTTAAAGTATTAAGATCAAATGGGTCTGGTTCCATGTCTGATGTCATTAAAGGGGTTGAATTCGCCGCTGAATCTCATATTAAGGCTGctaaggaaaagaagaagggtTTCAAGGGCTCTACTGCTAACATGTCTCTTGGTGGTGGTAAATCTCCAACTTTGGATCTTGCCGTTAATGCCGCTGTGGATGCTGGTATTCACTTTGCCGTTGCTGCAGGTAATGAAAATCAAGACGCTTGTAACACATCTCCCGCATCTGCTGAAAGAGCCATTACCGTTGGTGCTTCTACTTTAAGTGATGATAGAGCTTATTTCTCCAACTGGGGGAAATGTGTCGATATCTTCGCACCAGGTTTGAACATCTTATCTACATACATTGGGGATGATGATGCAACTGCCACTTTGTCAGGTACATCGATGGCTTCTCCTCATGTTGCCGGTTTGTTGACTTATTTCCTATCTTTACAACCAGGTTCAGATTCTGAATTCTTCGATCCAACTGAATTGACACCTGCtcaaatgaaaaagaaattgattaaCTATAGTTCCAAGGATGTCTTGTTTGATTTACCAGAGGGAACtccaaataaattaatCTTTAACGGTGCTGGTGGTAACTTGGACGATTTATGGAATAAAAAATCCCAAGAGGAAGACATCAAAGTGAAGGGGGGTTGTGACCATAAGAAACATAAGGGTAAGAAGCATGGTTCAAAGGATCATAAGAAACATGATGGTCCAAAGGATCACAAGAAACATGATGGTCCACACGGTCCTCATGACCCAGAAAGACACCACCGTCCAGAAGATCACGATGGTCCAAGAGGTCCACACGGTCCTCATGACCCAGAAAGACATCACCGTCCAGAAGATCATGATGGCCCAAAGGATCACAAGAAACATGATGGTCCACACGGTCCTCATGACCCAGAAAGACACCACCGTCCAGAAGATCATGCTGGTCCTCATCATCCAGATGACCACGGCGGCCACAAGAAGCACGATGGTCCTCATCACCCAGAAGATCACAAGGATCACAAGAAACatgatggtgaagaagatcaCAAGGATAACAAAAAACATCatcaagaacaaatttCTCCGGCTGATTTGGCAAAGAGTCTTGGTACTTCATCCGATTCTGTCTTCCAACAAATAAGGGACATGTTTGACAGAATGGACATCCTTTAG
- the GLN4 gene encoding glutamine--tRNA ligase (ancestral locus Anc_6.51), with protein sequence MSSVEELTQLFSKVGFEDAKIKEITKNKKVSDSLSNLINQAPTNYTWDKQSRALIHNLASLVKGSELPSSELIVEGISNGDLKTALQVNAAFKYVKAKGVDSTKTDMNENSGVGIEVTEQDVRNSVIKYIQDNLENIQNERYKLVPGIFANIKNLPELKWADPRSFKPIIDEEILKVLGPKDERDLVKTKKKNTDNAKKNGKKNTSNANEKNNNNKSEERTMFNEGFLGDLHKVGENPQAYPELMVEHLKATGGKVRTRFPPEPNGYLHIGHSKAIMVNFGYAKYNDGVCILRFDDTNPEAEAPEYFESIKRMVSWLGFVPWKITYSSDYFDKLYDLAEVLINNDRGYICHCTAEEIKRGRGIKEDGTPGGERSACVHRSNSIETNLKEFRNMRDGVYKPGEATLRMKQDLTSPSPQMWDLIAYRVLNAPHPRTGTKWKIYPTYDFTHCLVDSFENITHSLCTTEFRLSRESYEWLCDQVHVFRPAQREYGRLNITGTVLSKRKIAKLVDEHHVRGWDDPRLFTLEAIRRRGVPPGAILSFINTLGVTTSTTNIQVARFENSIRKYLEDSTPRLMFILDPIEIVVDNLPEDYEEILSIPYRAGTPEFGDRTVPFTKRFYIERSDFSEVSDDKEFFRLTPTQNVGLIKVPHTVSFKSVEKDSNGKITKIHVHYNNEAQEGKPKKPKTYIQWVPVSEKFESPIRVSETRVYNQLFNSENPSSHPDGFLNDINVNSELIHDNSIIEHNFKHVIKEGPWVVDSVKNSDFYVDEDKTGKEVHRFQGMRVGYFTLDKESTQDKIILNRIVSLKDSSK encoded by the coding sequence ATGTCGTCTGTAGAAGAGCTGACCCAATTGTTTAGCAAAGTGGGATTTGAAGATGCTAagatcaaagaaatcactAAAAATAAGAAAGTTTCCGATTCTTTGTCAAATTTGATTAATCAAGCGCCAACCAATTATACGTGGGATAAGCAATCAAGAGCTTTGATCCATAACTTGGCTTCTTTGGTTAAAGGGAGCGAGTTACCTTCCTCTGAATTGATCGTCGAGGGAATATCTAACGGTGATTTGAAAACAGCATTGCAAGTCAATGCTGCCTTTAAATACGTGAAAGCCAAGGGTGTAGACTCTACTAAGACTGATATGAATGAAAACTCAGGTGTGGGTATTGAAGTCACCGAACAAGATGTGAGAAACTCCGtgataaaatatattcaagataatcttgaaaatattcaaaatgaaCGTTACAAATTGGTTCCAGGGATTTTTGCCAATATTAAAAACTTACCTGAATTGAAATGGGCTGATCCTCGTTCGTTTAAGCCTATTATTGAcgaagaaatattgaaagtCTTGGGTCCAAAGGATGAAAGAGATTTAGTTaagacaaagaaaaagaacaCTGATAAtgcaaaaaaaaatgggaaaaaGAATACATCCAATGCCAATGAaaagaacaacaataataaatcagaGGAAAGAACTATGTTCAATGAAGGTTTTCTTGGAGATCTTCACAAGGTTGGTGAAAATCCACAAGCATATCCTGAATTGATGGTAGAACATTTGAAAGCTACTGGTGGTAAAGTCCGTACCAGGTTCCCACCAGAACCAAATGGTTATTTACATATTGGACATTCCAAAGCTATTATGGTCAACTTTGGCTACGCTAAATATAATGACGGTGTTTGTATTCTAAGATTCGATGATACCAACCCAGAGGCTGAAGCTCCTGAGTATTTTGAATCTATTAAGAGAATGGTTAGTTGGTTAGGTTTTGTTCCATGGAAGATTACTTACTCAAGTGATTACTTCGATAAACTATATGACTTAGCAGAagtattaataaataatgatagAGGTTATATTTGTCATTGTACTGCCGAAGAAATTAAACGTGGTCGTGGTATTAAGGAAGATGGAACACCAGGTGGTGAAAGATCTGCTTGTGTCCATCGTAGTAATTCCATTGAAACAAATTTGAAGGAATTTAGAAATATGAGAGACGGTGTTTATAAGCCAGGCGAAGCTACTTTAAGAATGAAGCAAGATCTAACCTCTCCAAGTCCACAAATGTGGGATTTAATCGCTTATAGAGTCCTAAATGCCCCTCATCCAAGAACCGGCActaaatggaaaatttacCCAACTTATGATTTCACTCATTGTTTGGTGGATTCTTTTGAGAATATCACTCACTCTTTATGTACAACGGAGTTCCGTCTTTCAAGAGAAAGTTATGAATGGTTATGTGACCAAGTTCACGTGTTTAGACCAGCACAAAGAGAATATGGTCGTTTAAATATAACTGGTACAGTATTATCTAAGAGGAAGATTGCTAAACTTGTTGATGAACATCACGTAAGAGGTTGGGATGATCCAAGATTGTTTACCTTGGAGGCTATTCGTAGACGTGGTGTCCCACCTGGAGCAATTCTATCGTTCATTAACACTTTAGGTGTCACTACGAGTacaacaaatattcaagtggctagatttgaaaattccATCAGAAAATACTTAGAGGATTCTACTCCAAGATTAATGTTCATTCTTGATCCTATTGAAATTGTGGTAGATAATTTACCAGAGGATTACGAGGAAATTCTTTCTATACCATATAGAGCTGGTACTCCAGAATTCGGTGACAGAACAGTTCCATTCACTAAAAGATTTTACATTGAAAGATCAGATTTTTCGGAAGTATCTGATGATAAAGAGTTTTTTAGATTAACTCCAACTCAGAATGTGGGTCTAATTAAAGTACCACATACTGTTTCATTCAAGAGTGTGGAAAAAGACTCTAATGGAAAAATCACTAAAATACATGTCCATTACAATAATGAAGCTCAAGAAGGTAAGCCAAAGAAACCTAAGACCTATATTCAATGGGTACCAGTTTCTGAGAAGTTTGAGTCTCCTATTAGAGTCTCTGAGACTAGAGTATACAACCAATTGTTTAATTCAGAAAATCCATCGTCTCACCCAGATGGTTTCTTAAATGATATTAACGTTAACAGTGAACTGATTCACGATAACTCTATCATTGAGCATAATTTTAAGCATGTTATTAAGGAAGGTCCATGGGTAGTTGATTCTGTTAAGAACTCTGATTTCTACGTCGATGAAGATAAGACTGGGAAGGAAGTTCATAGATTTCAAGGTATGAGAGTTGGGTATTTCACTTTAGATAAGGAAAGCACACAAGATAAGATCATCTTAAACAGAATTGTCAGTTTGAAGGATAGCTCCAAATAG
- the LCB4 gene encoding sphinganine kinase LCB4 (ancestral locus Anc_6.48) — MENSSNTSSAQNLLLTLNASYSKAILTDEGILIQSEHNICHSITEQSDSKEDTAGRSESSTSLISCIACLDDLENETSIENLIPMNTLIPYGRILNARYLNESKVPPNKFCADIRQPSSSSNISSRSSTKLMEEGQETNKELRTPFLSENENGEQIESFQLKNFDRNEYSIELSFVIPSGDDIVAKKINLSISYIPSMTTNKSVVEEIMLRSYKNVNRNRSILVIINPHGGKGKAKLLFEKKAKPILIASNCSLEIIHTKYSRHALDIAKDLDITKYDVIACASGDGIPYEVINGLYQRPDRADAFNKLTITQVPCGSGNAMSISCHWTDNPSHAALCLLKSVERRIDLMCCSQVSYMDDCPRLSFLSQTFGVIAESDINTEFIRWMGPIRFNLGVAYNVFQGKKYPCDIFVRYASKSKQELKDHYLKHKRRAELESERSNERVPNSRCKDPLEYTVTEGDFELKYPLRDGIPDDWERLNPEITENLNIFYTGKMPYISADTNFFPAALPSDGTFDLIITDVRTPITKITPILLSLDKGSHVLHPEVIHSKITAYKMIPKISDSIISVDGERFPVEPLQVEIMPKLCKTLLRNGCYVDSKFDKIC, encoded by the coding sequence ATGGAAAATTCAAGCAACACTAGCAGTGCACAAAACTTATTGCTTACTTTAAATGCAAGTTATAGCAAAGCCATTCTTACAGATGAAGGTATTTTAATTCAATCGGAGCATAATATATGCCATTCCATCACGGAGCAAAGCGACTCTAAGGAAGATACCGCCGGAAGGAGTGAATCTTCTACCTCGTTAATCAGTTGCATCGCCTGTCTCGATGATCtagaaaatgaaacttCCATTGAGAATTTAATTCCGATGAATACTTTGATACCATATGGTAGAATTCTTAACGCAAGATACCTTAATGAATCGAAAGTACCTCCTAACAAGTTCTGTGCTGATATAAGACAACCGTCATCctcatcaaatatttcatcaagaAGTTCTACAAAGTTAATGGAAGAAGGACAAGAAACGAATAAGGAACTAAGGACACCATTTCTTTCTGAGAATGAAAATGGggaacaaattgaaagtttccaattgaaaaatttcgATAGGAACGAGTACTCTATTGAGCTATCATTTGTTATACCCTCTGGGGACGACATAGTAGCAAAGAAGATAAACCTTTCCATTAGTTATATACCATCTATGACAACAAATAAGAGTGTGGTGGAGGAGATCATGCTTAGAAGTTATAAGAATGTTAATCGTAACAGATCAATACTGGTCATTATTAACCCACATGGCGGTAAGGGAAAGGCAAAACTATTATTCGAAAAGAAGGCAAAACCAATCTTAATAGCATCTAACTGTTCACTAGAGATTATCCATACTAAATATTCTCGCCATGCATTAGATATTGCAAAAGATTTAGATATAACCAAATATGACGTTATTGCTTGTGCCTCTGGTGATGGGATCCCATATGAAGTGATCAATGGGTTATACCAGAGACCTGATAGAGCTGATGCTTTTAACAAGCTGACTATAACACAAGTACCATGCGGATCAGGGAATGCAATGAGTATATCTTGCCATTGGACAGATAATCCATCTCATGCAGCATTATGTCTACTAAAATCCGTCGAAAGAAGAATCGATTTGATGTGCTGTTCTCAAGTATCGTATATGGATGATTGTCCAAGACTGTCTTTCTTGAGTCAAACATTTGGTGTGATAGCGGAATCAGATATCAATACAGAATTTATCAGATGGATGGGTCCAATAAGATTCAACCTCGGTGTTGCCTATAATGTATTCCAGGGAAAGAAATACCCTTGTGATATATTTGTTCGATATGCTAGCAAATCTAAGCAAGAGTTAAAggatcattatttgaaacataAGAGGAGAGCTGAATTAGAATCTGAACGTTCTAATGAAAGAGTGCCAAATTCACGTTGCAAAGATCCCCTAGAATATACTGTAACGGAGGGGGATTTTGAACTAAAATATCCGCTGAGAGATGGTATTCCAGATGATTGGGAAAGGCTCAATCCTGAGATTACAGAAAATTTGAACATATTCTATACTGGTAAGATGCCTTATATCTCTGCAGACACAAACTTCTTTCCAGCTGCATTGCCTAGTGATGGTACGTTCGACCTAATAATAACAGACGTAAGGACACCTATTACTAAGATTACACCAATATTACTTTCATTAGATAAAGGGTCTCATGTTTTACATCCTGAAGTTATCCATTCAAAAATTACAGCATATAAAATGATACCGAAGATTTCTGACAGTATAATCTCTGTAGATGGTGAAAGATTTCCAGTAGAGCCACTCCAAGTTGAAATTATGCCAAAGTTATGTAAAACGTTGTTAAGGAATGGGTGTTATGttgattcaaaatttgacaaaatttgttaa
- the NCAS0F00250 gene encoding uncharacterized protein: protein MYMSNWDNDTLSFKGENFYNYNSFGISTSTDGIVISFSSNFVNEGFMYIWNNDVHTTFEGPESGIINNGVITFEETPPTMSPLLGTGCTEFDYGDQITFDVSVPFNQTLYFRPDLQRLQLNFTGPPLPGNNIVLRGFSATYSRPISVDYYPETTDPGLFSYAYNNVTGILNYMTPGGTFIFDIGTGFNESIFDLSKPGTITLGLLNVAQTVPSNCPADPHITNGNLLPCGEPGSLPDPVTVVSSYYQYNITEVLSYYSTTASDRLPSTATNVSYYIPSLSIPPPSTTTVSYDDFLETLLISYYATPLTYMGLTNVPFIRSTYYTLIAFPSPYTTTLTTDSMTVSGVVSFYTTSDSFNSFTASSTSYFTKTKNVTTTVTEYPMGTIYPTSWISKLVSGTSTTTYSTSIETYVVKTQS, encoded by the coding sequence ATGTATATGTCGAACTGGGATAATGATACTCTGTCCTTCAAAGGCGAAAACTTTTACAATTATAACTCTTTTGGCATTAGTACCTCTACAGATGGTATAgtcatttcattttcatcaaattttgttaatgaaGGGTTTATGTATATTTGGAACAACGATGTGCATACTACATTTGAAGGACCTGAATCAggaattattaataatggtgTCATTACGTTCGAGGAAACCCCACCGACGATGTCCCCTTTGCTTGGTACAGGATGTACTGAATTTGACTATGGGGATCAGATAACTTTTGATGTTTCGGTCCCATTCAATCAAACTCTATATTTCCGCCCTGATCTTCAACGTTTACAACTAAATTTTACTGGACCACCTTTACCAGGTAACAACATTGTACTTCGAGGGTTTTCTGCAACATATAGCAGGCCGATTAGTGTGGATTATTATCCTGAAACCACAGATCCTGGATTGTTTAGTTATGCTTATAACAATGTGACTGGGATACTAAATTATATGACACCGGGTGGTACATTCATTTTCGATATTGGAACTGGGTTTAACGAAAGTATATTTGATTTGTCTAAACCTGGTACTATCACTTTAGGACTGCTTAATGTAGCACAAACGGTACCCTCAAACTGCCCAGCAGATCCCCATATTACAAATGGTAATTTGTTACCCTGTGGTGAACCTGGCTCACTACCAGACCCCGTGACGGTAGTTTCGTCTTATTATCAATACAATATAACTGAGGTACTTTCATATTATTCAACTACAGCATCTGACAGGTTACCTAGTACCGCGACAAATGTCTCATATTATATTCCGTCCCTTAGTATCCCTCCTCCTTCTACTACTACTGTTAGCTATGACGACTTTCTCGAAACCTTATTGATTTCCTATTACGCGACACCTCTCACATACATGGGCTTGACAAATGTACCATTTATTAGATCAACATATTATACATTAATTGCATTTCCGTCGCCATACACCACAACACTTACAACAGACAGTATGACCGTCTCGGGAGTGGTTTCATTTTACACTACTAGCGATAGTTTCAACTCGTTTACTGCTTCCTCAACTTCATATTTCACTAAAACTAAAAATGTCACCACTACGGTGACAGAGTATCCTATGGGGACAATTTACCCAACAAGCTGGATCTCCAAGCTGGTTAGTGGAACCTCAACAACTACTTATTCCACTTCAATAGAGACATATGTTGTGAAGACACAATCCTGA
- the PCM1 gene encoding phosphoacetylglucosamine mutase PCM1 (ancestral locus Anc_6.11) gives MTIDKSVLQQVYNSTCTTRDYKYTYGTAGFRDKASKLDTVMFATGIIACWRSMVLCGTPVGVMVTASHNPPLDNGVKVVEPTGAMLIQEWEPLTTKLANIAANESFEKVYDFILEVSKDPKFPFQENKPSLIIGHDSRESSPRLTKLLVNTAVEIYNADIHNYGLVTTPQLHFITSLWNAKYNKNTNDVISVDNYYNYFNASWSKFQELYDFNSFKSFENLIIDSANGIGGPKVTDLISTWPSTLRGNVSIINNSWENPNLLNNDCGADYVKTNQKLPKGIQNPSNLNLHCSFDGDADRIVFYYISEVDQKFHLLDGDKIATLFAKFLSNLLKETNLTDKLKLGVVQTAYANGSSTNYLTNVLKVPVSCTKTGVKHLHHEASTKYDIGIYFEANGHGTVLFSERFQQVLQNEPKTTATQTLLLFQKIINQTVGDAMADMLGVITVLSVSKITPSQWDQGYKDLPNKLAKVIVPDRSVFITTNQERQLTSPVGLQEKIDVAVSKVTNGRSFVRASGTEDAVRVYAEAATQEETEKLSQEVCKFVLSSVSN, from the coding sequence ATGACAATTGACAAGTCTGTCTTGCAACAAGTTTACAATTCCACTTGTACGACAAGAGATTACAAGTACACATATGGAACCGCAGGGTTCCGTGACAAGGCCTCCAAGTTGGACACAGTCATGTTCGCTACAGGTATTATCGCATGTTGGAGATCAATGGTTCTTTGTGGCACCCCCGTGGGTGTCATGGTTACCGCTTCTCATAATCCACCCTTGGATAACGGTGTCAAAGTGGTGGAACCTACGGGTGCCATGTTGATCCAAGAATGGGAACCCCTTACTACTAAATTGGCTAATATCGCCGCAAATGAATCTTTCGAGAAAGTATACGATTTTATATTGGAAGTCTCGAAGGACCCAAAGTTTCCCTTCCAGGAAAACAAACCAAGTTTGATCATTGGCCATGATTCTAGAGAATCTTCACCAAGATTGACCAAATTGTTAGTAAATACTGCAGTGGAGATTTATAATGCTGACATTCATAATTATGGACTGGTCACCACTCCTCAATTGCATTTCATTACGAGTCTATGGAATGCTAAATACAATAAGAACACAAATGATGTCATTTCAGTCGataattattataattattttaatgCCAGTTGGTcgaaatttcaagaattgtaCGATTTTAACTCTTttaaatcatttgaaaacCTTATTATTGATTCCGCAAATGGTATTGGGGGACCTAAAGTGACTGATCTGATTTCCACTTGGCCATCAACTCTTCGTGGAAACGTTTCcatcatcaataatagTTGGgaaaatccaaatttattaaataatgattgTGGTGCTGATTATGTCAAAACAAATCAAAAATTACCAAAGGGTATCCAAAATCCAAGTAATTTAAATTTACATTGTTCCTTCGATGGTGATGCTGATAGAATTGTATTTTATTACATTTCAGAAGTTgatcaaaaatttcatttattagATGGTGACAAGATTGCTACTCTATTCGCTAAATTTTTATCAAACTTATTGAAGGAAACTAATTTAActgataaattaaaattagGTGTTGTTCAAACCGCTTATGCTAATGGATCATCCACAAATTACCTAACTAACGTTCTAAAGGTTCCAGTATCATGCACAAAGACCGGTGTGAagcatcttcatcatgAAGCATCTACTAAATATGATATTggtatttattttgaagCTAATGGTCATGGTACCGTCTTATTTAGTGAAAGATTTCAACAAGTTCTGCAAAATGAACCAAAAACAACTGCCACAcaaactttattattatttcagAAAATAATTAACCAAACTGTTGGTGACGCCATGGCTGACATGTTGGGTGTCATTACGGTTCTTTCTGTGTCAAAAATTACACCAAGTCAATGGGATCAAGGCTACAAAGATTTGCCCAACAAACTAGCTAAAGTTATTGTGCCAGATAGATCTGTCTTTATTACTACTAATCAAGAAAGACAATTGACTTCGCCAGTAGGTTTGcaagaaaagattgatGTTGCAGTTAGTAAAGTCACTAATGGAAGGTCGTTCGTTAGAGCAAGTGGGACTGAGGATGCTGTTAGAGTGTATGCTGAAGCTGCAACTCAAGAGGAAACAGAAAAATTATCCCAAGAAGTTTGTAAGTTCGTTTTAAGCAGTGTCTCCAATTAG
- the SOM1 gene encoding Som1p (ancestral locus Anc_6.12), translated as MAPPVVVFGKDDIRVKTALSNNRTGETDAETGDGCRQFQLTQFQCQLLEDGQYICFPFKRVFQECQGVRTEVTNVDSNM; from the coding sequence ATGGCCCCCCCTGTAGTAGTGTTCGGTAAAGACGATATACGTGTCAAGACAGCATTGAGTAACAACAGAACCGGAGAGACAGACGCAGAAACCGGAGACGGCTGCCGACAGTTCCAATTGACGCAGTTCCAGTGCCAATTGCTCGAGGATGGTCAATACATCTGCTTCCCCTTCAAGAGAGTGTTCCAGGAGTGCCAGGGAGTCAGAACAGAGGTGACCAACGTGGACAGCAACATGTAG